The genomic segment gcACCAAACTTTTCCCCAaattgtttctttctttctttctttctcctCATCATTTCATTATTTGAGCAGCAATGGGCATGGCTGCAGCTGCATCAGAGTCTcggtttcatgttttggccgtTGATGACAGCTTAATTGACAGAAAATTGATCGAGAGATTGCTCAAAACATCTTCTTATCAAGGTACAGCCCAGATTCTGTTTTCTTGAATTCGAAGCAAGTTTGGATTTTTATCTCCATTggctttttttttccttcttcttgttgGAATGATTGATACATGGGCTCGATTTAATCGATCTCGGATGtcgatttctttttctttttaatgtaCTAGTTATTGCTTTTGGCAGTCACGACAGTTGATTCTGGCTGCAAAGCTTTGGAGTTTCTTGGTTGGTCTGAGGAAGAAAGAAGCAATCCAACTGAAACTTCTGTCTCTCCCAACATTCATCAGgttcatttaatttaatttttttaaaaaataatgtagACTTAAAACTAATTTAATCTGAGTCAAAATATTAATCTTAGTTTGATCTATGTCCCTTCAAGGAACTGGGAGTAAACCTTGTTATTACCGACTATTGTATGCCTGGAATGACAGGATATGATTTACTCAAGAAAATGAaggtatttttttttcttggtcTCTGTTATTTCCTCTACAATATCATAAATCCTTTGTAATCCTATCATTTATTAGCAATTTTAGAAGGTATTGGAATATATGTGAATTCTGTATAAAATtggtataaaataaaatttaaaattatgtgTTGAACTCGCCCCTCATCCCAAATTTGAAATGTCATATGAGCTACAAATTATGCATCAAgtagaatattatttttcaaacacatttgagcccaTAGAATTTCTTGCGATTTATTTGACTTAAAGTAGAGTATTTGCAAAATCTTGGCCCCATCGAAGAACAAGATTATGACAGCGCATTTACGGATCCCACATGTTTGTCCTATTCTTCCTAtgttatttctttttcttttttgaaatCAGAAGAATCATTCATTGGGATCTAACAATAAATCATGACAAATGACAAAAACtggtgtgagacggtttcacggatatcttatttggattattcatgaaaaaatattttttttatgctaagagtattactttttattgtgactatcggtaaggttgactgGTCTCACAAACAGAGGCGGATCTAGGATTATATGATTGGAGGAGCCGGCTCACCACCAACTATGAAAGTTTTAAATTGGGGCTTTGACCCTTTGTAAAGGACCCATTATTTAGTTTTTCGAAAAAAATTGCAGAGAATAGAACGCGAACCACATGTGTAAATCTTGAAAGTCTATAACCATTAAACTAATtatagatatttttttttatggtcaaataatatatatactaaataataaaatatatcttatatagtaataattttttaaaaaaatttcgggGGGGCCGGGTCCTACAGTGAATCCGTCTCTGCTCACAGATAAAAGATtagtgagactgtctcacaagagacatactcatacATCATATTGTCGTCttatactttttttaaaaaaatttatttttaaagatttgccACTCATTAATTACAcagataaaatataatatgcGTCGCAGAAAATTATTTCTATATAAGCGTGATTTATGTAAAATCTGTTGTATTCAAATTTACATTTCTATTAAATGCTGCATGTAAAAAATTACCAATTTATATAGAACTTTCATCTCCAGTTCTCTATATTACATCTCTTAAATTTTTTGATCTGTCCCTCATGGTACATTGATCCTTAGGTACGAACTAGTTGGCTATGTCAATATCTAGTAACCTACTTGGAACGTCGACGAATTTGATTATCGACTCTTCGTGTTTAAAGTCTCTTAGAACGTCGACGGATTTGATCATCAACTCTTCGTGTTTACTGTCTCTGTTATACTTTTCTTTCCtccttttatttttataaataatttcatCTTCTAACTTGAGAAATCGACTTTAATATACAAAAATGGGATTTGATTTCATTTGACAGCAGTCTTCGTATTTGAGAAACATACCAGTAGTCATCATGTCTTCTGAGCATGTTCCCTCAAGAATCAACAGGTAAGAGAGTAAAAATTTTCATTAAGTCGTTGCTCATTTATGTTTTTAAGGAAAGAATTAAGTGTTCATGTTTAACAGATAATCTTTTTTACTAATTAACAGATGCTTAGAAGAAGGAGCAGAAGAATTTTTCCTCAAGCCTGTGAGGTTGTCAGATGTAAAT from the Primulina tabacum isolate GXHZ01 chromosome 16, ASM2559414v2, whole genome shotgun sequence genome contains:
- the LOC142529936 gene encoding two-component response regulator ORR10-like isoform X2; this translates as MGMAAAASESRFHVLAVDDSLIDRKLIERLLKTSSYQVTTVDSGCKALEFLGWSEEERSNPTETSVSPNIHQELGVNLVITDYCMPGMTGYDLLKKMKSSYLRNIPVVIMSSEHVPSRINRCLEEGAEEFFLKPVRLSDVNKLKPHLMRTKFKNIMGNQEREESKEEETGIRTQKQQNVGLNKSNAMRKSSDHEGLSLDGLRQKYSGFTVITLLLSLVFSLCFLIFG
- the LOC142529936 gene encoding two-component response regulator ORR10-like isoform X1, with protein sequence MGMAAAASESRFHVLAVDDSLIDRKLIERLLKTSSYQVTTVDSGCKALEFLGWSEEERSNPTETSVSPNIHQELGVNLVITDYCMPGMTGYDLLKKMKQSSYLRNIPVVIMSSEHVPSRINRCLEEGAEEFFLKPVRLSDVNKLKPHLMRTKFKNIMGNQEREESKEEETGIRTQKQQNVGLNKSNAMRKSSDHEGLSLDGLRQKYSGFTVITLLLSLVFSLCFLIFG